AGGACACAGGGGGCGTCTACGCGGGCATGGGGGTGGGCCTTGTCACGCAGTGCGCGGTGCTTGCCCTCGGGGTGTTCCTGAACATCGCGGGCATCGATGTCGCGGGGTTCGGGCTCATGAGCGCTGCGATATTCGAGTGGCTCTATCTGCGGATGCGGATTCGCCGCTCGGCGTCGCTGGCCTGACGATACCAGTGAATCGTCTGGCGCAGCCCGTCTTGCAGAGACGTGCGTGCCCGCGTTCCGAGGTGGGCTTCGAGGCGGCTGATGTCGACGGTGCGGCACAGAGACGCGGTGGGGCGCGACGTGTCGTACGTCGGCTGAACGGCGTGCCCGCTCTCAGCCAGTACCGCGTCGACCGCCTCGCGCACCGTCGATGCGACTCCGCTGCCGAGGTTCAGGGGAATTCCGGGCAGCGGGCGGGCGATGAGGTCGGCTAGATCGCGCGCCGTGTCAGCGGCGAAGTAGAAATCGCGCACGGCGCTGCCGTCGCCCCACACCACGAAGGGGTCGATCTTCTCGACGGCGCGTCGCACCAGGGCGGCGAGCACGTTGGCGCCCTGCCCGAAGCGATCGTGCGGGCCGTACATGCTCGTGGCGCGCACGATGGTGACCTGGGTCTTGCTGACCCGGGTGTAGTGCGCGGCAAGACGCTCGAGGTAGCGGTGCATCTCGCCCACGCCCT
The Pseudomonadota bacterium DNA segment above includes these coding regions:
- a CDS encoding NAD-dependent epimerase/dehydratase family protein: MRVRVAGGAGLVGQHLCLELARRGVEVAATRHHAPVLGVPSDPCDLTRFDDCLAVTRGFDCVAICAIEKSGTMLEATSPTAEILPTLQIVGGLLEACSRNGVANALLMSSATVYPECTHPIREDALDHNVPPSPLYEGVGEMHRYLERLAAHYTRVSKTQVTIVRATSMYGPHDRFGQGANVLAALVRRAVEKIDPFVVWGDGSAVRDFYFAADTARDLADLIARPLPGIPLNLGSGVASTVREAVDAVLAESGHAVQPTYDTSRPTASLCRTVDISRLEAHLGTRARTSLQDGLRQTIHWYRQASDAERRIRIRR